Proteins encoded within one genomic window of Glycine soja cultivar W05 chromosome 1, ASM419377v2, whole genome shotgun sequence:
- the LOC114405367 gene encoding pectinesterase inhibitor 9-like, producing MAQLNLILEVIFLSLLFSILAIPVEPTSLARHKNPQTMTYIESSCSGTLYPNLCIRCLAQYAKSTINGPQHLAQYALSVSLSRALHTREYLLKVVKEIKAKGVKNNKREYLIVQDCVNQISDSVDQLSQAIKELSRLNQHQHGSTINDNMLWHISNVETWVSTALTDASSCVYSFPGHRMSKRAASIKVKAMNVAEVTSNALALFLRYASRYRK from the coding sequence ATGGCACAACTCAACCTCATATTGGAAGTCATTTTCCTCTCTCTCCTCTTCTCAATTCTTGCCATCCCAGTTGAGCCAACATCATTGGCAAGGCACAAAAATCCCCAAACAATGACCTACATAGAATCCTCTTGCAGTGGCACCCTCTACCCAAATCTATGCATTCGTTGCTTGGCCCAATATGCAAAATCCACCATAAATGGCCCACAACACTTGGCCCAATATGCTTTGTCAGTTAGCCTCTCTAGAGCACTTCACACAAGAGAGTACCTTTTGAAAGTGGTCAAGGAAATTAAGGCTAAGGGTGTCAAGAACAACAAAAGGGAGTACCTAATTGTGCAAGATTGTGTGAACCAAATCAGTGATAGTGTGGACCAACTTAGCCAAGCTATCAAAGAACTAAGTAGGCTAAACCAACATCAACATGGCTCCACCATCAATGATAACATGTTGTGGCACATAAGCAATGTTGAGACATGGGTGAGCACTGCCTTAACAGATGCTAGTAGTTGTGTGTACTCATTTCCTGGTCATAGGATGAGTAAGAGAGCAGCTTCTATTAAAGTTAAAGCCATGAATGTGGCAGAAGTTACTAGTAATGCACTTGCCTTGTTTCTTAGATATGCATCTAGGTACAGAAAATAA
- the LOC114417284 gene encoding protein GRAVITROPIC IN THE LIGHT 1-like, giving the protein MLPTGAKETQLRESNSQKVHPQPIEEAMNQNPEAMETLISKVFMNISSLKSAYIELQAAHTPYDPDKIHTADKLVISELKNLSELKHFYRENNPKPVCVSPQDSRLAAEIQEQQSLLKTYEVMVKKFQSEIQNKDSEIHQLQQQIEEASQKRAKLEKNLKLRGLSTKESEDENGFFPVDLTPDLFTSAVEVAAKAIHDFSKPLINMMKAAGWDLDAAANSIEPDVVYAKRAHKKYAFESYICQRMFSGFEQENFSVKLDNTTATKESFFHQFLALREMDPLDMLGQNPDSIFGKFCRSKYLVVVHPKMEASFFGNLDQRNYVMGGGHPRTPFYQAFLKLTKSIWLLHRLAYSFEPNVKVFQVKGGSEFSDVYMESVVKNLIMDDNDEKPKIGLMVMPGFWIGGSLIQSKVYLSGMKAAE; this is encoded by the coding sequence GCAAAAGAGACCCAATTACGTGAGAGCAACAGTCAGAAGGTCCATCCTCAACCAATAGAAGAGGCCATGAATCAGAATCCAGAAGCAATGGAAACCCTAATATCTAAAGTTTTTATGAATATCTCTTCCTTGAAGTCAGCTTATATTGAGCTTCAAGCTGCTCATACTCCCTACGACCCTGATAAAATTCACACTGCTGATAAACTTGTTATTAGTGAGCTGAAAAATCTGTCTGAACTCAAGCATTTCTACAGGGAGAACAACCCAAAACCAGTGTGTGTTTCTCCCCAAGACTCACGTTTAGCTGCAGAAATTCAAGAACAACAGAGCCTTCTGAAAACTTATGAGGTCATGGTGAAGAAGTTCCAATCTGAAATCCAGAATAAAGATTCAGAGATCCATCAATTACAGCAGCAGATTGAGGAGGCTAGCCAGAAGCGAGCAAAACTAGAGAAAAATCTGAAGCTTAGAGGTTTGTCAACCAAAGAATCGGAAgatgaaaatggctttttcccTGTTGATCTAACTCCAGATCTCTTCACCTCTGCTGTGGAAGTGGCTGCAAAAGCCATTCATGATTTTTCTAAACCTTTGATCAACATGATGAAAGCAGCTGGGTGGGACCTTGATGCTGCTGCCAACTCAATCGAACCTGATGTTGTTTACGCAAAGAGAGCTCATAAGAAATATGCATTTGAGTCTTACATATGCCAAAGAATGTTCAGTGGCTTTGAGCAGGAAAACTTCTCTGTCAAATTAGACAATACTACTGCAACTAAAGAGAGCTTCTTCCACCAGTTTCTCGCTTTAAGAGAGATGGATCCCTTGGATATGCTGGGGCAAAATCCAGATTCCATTTTTGGGAAATTTTGCAGGAGCAAATACCTGGTGGTAGTTCATCCCAAGATGGAGGCATCGTTCTTTGGAAATTTAGATCAGCGAAATTATGTGATGGGTGGAGGGCATCCAAGGACTCCTTTTTACCAGGCTTTTCTTAAACTGACCAAGTCAATTTGGCTTTTACACAGGTTGGCTTATTCTTTTGAGCCGAATGTTAAGGTATTTCAGGTTAAAGGAGGGAGTGAGTTCTCTGATGTTTATATGGAAAGTGTGGTCAAGAATCTGATAATGGATGACAATGATGAAAAACCCAAAATTGGTTTGATGGTTATGCCTGGATTTTGGATTGGGGGAAGTTTGATTCAGAGTAAAGTCTATCTCTCTGGTATGAAGGCGGCTGAATGA